Below is a window of Thermoplasmata archaeon DNA.
CTCTTTTTCGCGGATTGTTCTGTAAAGCCTAGAACTTGTACCACCACCGAGCAACACGCTGAGAACTTTAAGGGCAAATAGGTCGGGATGTGAAAAATTCAGGCCTTCAAACCCAATACCAATGTGGGCCTGTGCCTCGCCCCCATGAAATTCTTTTTCCATCCCAAGAAATTCTGGTTTCTTTCTCTGCTTTTCAGCACTTCCTTCTCTCAAAGTCCTGAAATAGCGCTCCACCCATTCTACAACCCTATCATGTGCTAGATTTCCAGATGCAGAGACAAGGAGATTTTTTGTTAGGAAATGGTTGTTTATGTAGGTTTTTAAATCCTCTATCCTCTGCTTTTTCACATCTTCAATTTTCCCAGTTTCAATTTTTCCAAGCTCACTTTCACCCCATGAACACATTCTCAGTGCATCGAAAATAAACTTCTCTGGATTTTCTTCATGAAGGCGGATTTCTTCATACACTACATGCTTCTCTCTTTCCAAAATTTCTTCCGAAAGCAACGGCTCAGTGAGAATTTCTGCAAGGAGGGCAAATGCCATTTCCAGCTTTTCTTTAAGAGTACCTGCATAAAAGCACATGTACTCACTACCAGTTACTGCATTCATTTCTCCACCAGCACCCTCAATCAACCGATTTATTTCCTCGCCGCTCCTTTTTCCAGTACCACGAAAGAGCATGTGCTCCAGCATGTGGGCGGTGCCTGGGGGGACCCCAGTTTCATCCCTTGCACCAGACATTATCCAGACGCACACCGTTGCGGAATCAAGATGGGGAATTTTCTCTGTCACGATTCTTATGCCATTTTCAAGTTTGGTTTCACTGTATCTGTCCATCAATCCAAGGATATTGGCAAGGGATATATATTTTTGTGGATTATGGGAGAACATGAGAATTCTGGTCATCGGTGGTTCCTCTCTCCTTGGCGATAGAATCGTGCGAAGTTCTACGAGGCATGCAGAATCATGGTACACAGTTGCAAGCAAAGAAGTTAAGATTGAAAACGCAAAAAGAATTCAAATGGACATAACTGAGCCAGAAAACGTTGAAAATGGATTTAAGAAAGTAATGCCAGATATCGCTGTGCTTGTCGCTGCTTACACAGAAGTGGATGCTTGCGAGAAAAACAGGGAGAAGGCAATTGCGCTGAATGTGCGTGGTGCAGAAAATGTGTTTAGAGCATGCCAGAACTCTGGAACAAAGCTTGTTTACATATCAACGGATGCAGTTTTTGATGGGAGGAAGGAGGAGCCCTATACCGAGGAGGATAGACCCAATCCCCCAAACTTTTATGCGCACACTAAACTGGAAGCAGAGAAGATTGTGTTGAGGGAGAAACAGAATCTTGTTTGTCGTGTCTCCACAATTTATGGAAAACGCTCTCTCCATCACCGTCAGAATGTAATTATGTGGATGATTGAAACGCTAAAGGCAGGAAAAAGAATTGAGCTTTTTGAAGATAGGTTCTGCAATCCCACCTTTGCTGATGAAGCGGCAGATGTGATTGTCTCTATTGCCCTTAAAGGTGGCTCGGGGGTTTTTCACACTACAGGTCGGGACTGCGTTTCAAGGGTGGAGCTTGGCAGGAAGATTGCGAAAATTTTCGGATTTGATGAAAAGCTGATCGTGCCCGTAAGAAGCAGGGATTACCAGAATGTTCCTCGAGGGCTTCATTCATGTCTTTCTGTAGCAAAAGCAGAGCGTTTCATCGGGCGAAAAATTCAATGCCTTGAAGAATCACTCAAAATCCTGAAAGAACAAATTGAAGCAGGGGGATAGCTCTCCACCCATAACACTTCACGGAATTCTATTGTACCAGTATCTTCGGAAGAATCTAACTAAAATTCAAAAATTGATGTCTGTAGGCTTTCCTATCTGATGCGTTTTTTCTGAGTTCTCGGACGGGTCTTTCAAAAATCTACAATGCAACGTGTGTTTCAAAAATTATTTTCCACTAATACAATTTCTCTTCTACCCATACCATCTTGTTTCTTTTTTATTATCCACCTTATTTTCTTTTGCATAAGTTTCATGTTCTGCGGTAATAGGTTTCAGCTTTAATGCAGTGGGAATTTTTTTCAGGACTACACATCTAGCATTCACACAGAATAAATTAAATATCAAAAAACTCTCTCTGAACTGAGAGTATGAAAACAAAAAGATTTCCACCAACATTTGTAGACCGAGTACTCGAA
It encodes the following:
- a CDS encoding pitrilysin family protein, with the protein product MDRYSETKLENGIRIVTEKIPHLDSATVCVWIMSGARDETGVPPGTAHMLEHMLFRGTGKRSGEEINRLIEGAGGEMNAVTGSEYMCFYAGTLKEKLEMAFALLAEILTEPLLSEEILEREKHVVYEEIRLHEENPEKFIFDALRMCSWGESELGKIETGKIEDVKKQRIEDLKTYINNHFLTKNLLVSASGNLAHDRVVEWVERYFRTLREGSAEKQRKKPEFLGMEKEFHGGEAQAHIGIGFEGLNFSHPDLFALKVLSVLLGGGTSSRLYRTIREKEGLGYAVFTHTQSYEDTGLLGIYAGVATKNIERGKQRILEEVRQVSEGSISEEEFQTAKNMLNGLFTRKLETSEARAFVLGEYAMRTGKIVTLEELKSRIENVKFEDVTRIANKLLKARYSCAVIRNQE
- a CDS encoding NAD(P)-dependent oxidoreductase; amino-acid sequence: MRILVIGGSSLLGDRIVRSSTRHAESWYTVASKEVKIENAKRIQMDITEPENVENGFKKVMPDIAVLVAAYTEVDACEKNREKAIALNVRGAENVFRACQNSGTKLVYISTDAVFDGRKEEPYTEEDRPNPPNFYAHTKLEAEKIVLREKQNLVCRVSTIYGKRSLHHRQNVIMWMIETLKAGKRIELFEDRFCNPTFADEAADVIVSIALKGGSGVFHTTGRDCVSRVELGRKIAKIFGFDEKLIVPVRSRDYQNVPRGLHSCLSVAKAERFIGRKIQCLEESLKILKEQIEAGG